From Burkholderia cenocepacia, the proteins below share one genomic window:
- a CDS encoding 2-hydroxyacid dehydrogenase, whose protein sequence is MSFLYKADPVRGAQWAARFAQQAPDLPFRIWPDLGDAAAVRYLAAWQPPDDPVALLPNLEVVFSVGAGIDQFDLSHVPSHIPVVRMIEPGIVEGMVEYVTQAVLTIHRDLFDYAAQQRDQVWREHPVRAAASRRVGVLGLGTLGQAVLDTLRRFGFPCAGWSRTPRTLDGVDCYAGDAALDAFLARTDILICLLPLTDSTRGLLGARVFDALPAGASLVQVGRGPQLDSAALLAALASGRLDSAILDVTDPEPLPPGHPFWTHPRIRITPHIASATRPDTAVDAVLANLARHRAGQPMIGVVDRTRGY, encoded by the coding sequence ATGAGCTTCCTCTACAAGGCCGACCCGGTGCGCGGCGCGCAGTGGGCGGCGCGCTTCGCGCAACAGGCGCCCGATCTGCCGTTCCGGATCTGGCCGGACCTCGGCGACGCCGCAGCCGTCCGCTATCTCGCCGCATGGCAGCCGCCGGACGATCCGGTCGCGCTGCTGCCGAATCTCGAGGTCGTGTTCTCGGTGGGCGCCGGCATCGACCAGTTCGATCTGTCGCACGTGCCTTCGCACATCCCCGTCGTGCGGATGATCGAGCCGGGCATCGTCGAAGGGATGGTCGAATACGTGACGCAGGCCGTGCTGACGATTCATCGCGACCTGTTCGACTATGCGGCCCAGCAGCGCGACCAGGTGTGGCGCGAGCATCCCGTGCGCGCGGCCGCGTCGCGGCGCGTCGGCGTGCTCGGGCTCGGCACGCTCGGCCAGGCCGTGCTGGACACGCTGCGGCGCTTCGGTTTCCCGTGCGCCGGCTGGAGCCGCACGCCGCGCACGCTCGACGGCGTCGACTGCTACGCGGGAGACGCGGCGCTCGACGCGTTCCTCGCCCGCACCGACATCCTGATCTGCCTGCTGCCGCTCACCGACAGCACGCGCGGCCTGCTCGGCGCGCGCGTGTTCGATGCGCTGCCGGCCGGCGCATCGCTGGTGCAGGTCGGGCGCGGCCCGCAGCTGGATTCGGCGGCGCTGCTCGCGGCGCTCGCGAGCGGCCGCCTCGACAGCGCGATCCTCGACGTGACGGACCCCGAACCGCTGCCGCCCGGCCATCCGTTCTGGACGCACCCGCGCATTCGCATCACGCCGCACATCGCCAGCGCGACGCGGCCCGACACCGCGGTCGACGCGGTGCTCGCGAACCTCGCGCGCCATCGCGCGGGCCAGCCGATGATCGGCGTCGTCGACCGTACGCGCGGCTACTGA
- a CDS encoding ABC transporter substrate-binding protein: MSDDIDNGGKGGFTRRDMMKVMAAGGMMAAGAGGLLMTPDSAFAAPAPKRGGKIRVANEAGSTADTLDPAKGSTGADYTRFFMFYSGLTQLDASLTPQMNLAESLQTTDAKTWIIKLRKGVTFHDGKPVGPADVVYSLMRHKNPATASKVKPLAEQFADAKATGPDEVTLTLASANADLPVILATPQLVIVKDGTTDFSTGIGCGPYKLKSFKPGVSTVGVRNDSYFKPGKPYLDEIELIGISDSAARLNALLSGDVHLINAIDPRSTQRVSSTPGYALKETKSGLYTDLIMRSDNPIVANPDFVEGMKYLFDREQLRTAVFRGYSVIGNDQPIPPGHRYFNASLPQRAHDPDKAKFLLQKAGALGATLPPIYATSDANGSIEMAVLLQQAGQKIGLNLQVNRASPDGYWSNHWMKHPLTFGNINPRSSADVLFTQFFKSDAPWNESGWKNAKFDQLLLAARSETDDAKRKQMYGDMQVIVSQQGRVGIPAFISFLDGYDKRLAGLGSIPTGGMMGFMFAENVWWNA, translated from the coding sequence ATGAGCGACGATATCGACAACGGCGGCAAGGGCGGCTTCACGCGCCGCGACATGATGAAGGTCATGGCGGCGGGCGGCATGATGGCCGCCGGCGCCGGCGGACTGCTGATGACCCCCGACTCCGCCTTCGCCGCGCCCGCGCCGAAGCGCGGCGGCAAGATCCGGGTTGCGAACGAAGCCGGCTCGACGGCCGATACGCTCGACCCGGCCAAGGGCTCGACGGGCGCGGACTACACGCGCTTCTTCATGTTCTACAGCGGCCTCACGCAGCTCGATGCGAGCCTGACGCCGCAGATGAACCTCGCCGAGTCGCTGCAGACGACCGATGCGAAGACCTGGATCATCAAGCTGCGCAAGGGCGTCACGTTCCACGACGGCAAGCCGGTCGGCCCGGCCGACGTGGTGTATTCGCTGATGCGCCACAAGAACCCGGCCACCGCGTCGAAGGTCAAGCCGCTCGCCGAACAGTTCGCCGACGCGAAGGCGACCGGCCCCGACGAAGTCACGTTGACGCTCGCCAGCGCGAACGCGGACCTGCCGGTGATCCTCGCGACGCCGCAGCTCGTGATCGTCAAGGACGGCACGACCGACTTCAGCACCGGCATCGGCTGCGGCCCGTACAAGCTCAAGTCGTTCAAGCCGGGCGTGTCGACCGTCGGCGTGCGCAACGACAGCTACTTCAAGCCGGGCAAGCCGTATCTCGACGAGATCGAGCTGATCGGCATCAGCGACAGCGCCGCGCGCCTGAACGCGCTGCTGTCGGGCGACGTGCACCTGATCAACGCGATCGATCCGCGCTCGACGCAGCGGGTCTCGTCGACGCCGGGCTACGCGCTGAAGGAAACCAAGTCGGGCCTCTACACCGACCTGATCATGCGCAGCGACAACCCGATCGTCGCGAACCCCGATTTCGTCGAAGGGATGAAGTACCTGTTCGATCGCGAGCAGCTCCGCACGGCGGTGTTCCGCGGCTACTCGGTGATCGGCAACGACCAGCCGATTCCGCCGGGGCACCGCTACTTCAACGCGTCGCTGCCGCAGCGCGCGCACGATCCGGACAAGGCGAAGTTCCTGCTCCAGAAGGCCGGGGCGCTCGGCGCCACGCTGCCGCCGATCTATGCGACGTCCGACGCGAACGGGTCGATCGAAATGGCCGTGCTGCTGCAGCAGGCCGGCCAGAAGATCGGGCTGAACCTGCAGGTCAACCGCGCGTCGCCCGACGGCTACTGGTCGAACCACTGGATGAAGCATCCGCTCACGTTCGGCAACATCAACCCGCGCTCGAGCGCCGACGTGCTGTTCACGCAGTTCTTCAAGTCGGATGCACCGTGGAACGAGTCGGGCTGGAAGAACGCGAAGTTCGACCAGCTGCTGCTCGCCGCGCGCTCGGAAACCGACGACGCGAAGCGCAAGCAGATGTACGGCGACATGCAGGTGATCGTGTCGCAGCAGGGCCGGGTCGGCATTCCGGCGTTCATCAGCTTCCTCGACGGGTACGACAAGCGGCTCGCGGGCCTCGGTTCGATCCCGACCGGCGGGATGATGGGCTTCATGTTCGCCGAGAACGTGTGGTGGAACGCATGA
- a CDS encoding haloacid dehalogenase type II, which translates to MIQFEPKYITFDCYGTLTHFRMAETAREIYADRLSPATMEAFVRAFAAYRLDEVLGAWKPYRDVVVNSVRRTCARLGVTFDEAEAELFYHAVPTWGPHPDVPAGLSRLATKYKLVILSNAMDEQIMSNVDKLGAPFHAVFTAQQAQSYKPRMQGFEYMFDKLGCKPEDVLHVSSSLRYDLMTAEDLGIKHKAFVNRGHEPGTPFYNYYEVSDIGQLATQLGL; encoded by the coding sequence ATGATCCAGTTTGAACCGAAGTACATCACCTTCGACTGCTACGGCACGCTGACCCATTTCCGGATGGCCGAGACGGCGCGCGAAATCTATGCGGACCGGCTGTCGCCGGCCACGATGGAGGCCTTCGTGCGCGCGTTCGCCGCCTATCGGCTCGACGAGGTGCTCGGCGCGTGGAAGCCGTACCGCGACGTCGTCGTCAACTCGGTCCGCCGCACCTGTGCGCGGCTCGGCGTGACGTTCGACGAAGCCGAGGCCGAGCTTTTCTATCATGCGGTGCCGACCTGGGGCCCGCATCCGGACGTGCCGGCCGGGCTGTCGCGGCTGGCGACGAAGTACAAGCTCGTGATCCTGTCGAACGCGATGGACGAGCAGATCATGAGCAACGTCGACAAGCTCGGCGCGCCATTCCATGCGGTGTTCACCGCGCAGCAGGCGCAATCGTACAAGCCGCGGATGCAGGGCTTCGAATACATGTTCGACAAGCTCGGCTGCAAGCCGGAGGACGTGCTGCACGTGTCGTCGAGCCTGCGTTACGACCTGATGACGGCCGAGGATCTCGGGATCAAGCACAAGGCGTTCGTGAACCGCGGCCACGAGCCGGGCACGCCGTTCTACAACTATTACGAAGTGTCGGACATCGGCCAGCTCGCGACGCAGCTCGGGCTGTAA
- a CDS encoding ABC transporter permease: protein MNRILIGLIGRRVAVTALTLLIVSAIIFTITNLLPGDAAQAALGQSATPETVAALRQQFGLDMPAHVRYVHWLGGLLHGDFGRSLSGDMPVSELIGGRLPKSLALAAITTAVSVPIALLLGILAAVKRESVIDRVISLGTLSLVATPEFLIATVAVLVFAVKLHWLSALSYSGPIESLHDFLRAYAMPVLTLCAVVIAQMARMTRAAVIEQLSASYVEMATLKGASPARVVLRHALPNAIGPIANAIALSLSYLLGGVIVVETIFNYPGLASLMVDAVSNRDFPLVQACTLIFCVAYLTLVLFADLCSIVSNPRLRT from the coding sequence ATGAACCGAATTCTCATCGGGCTGATCGGCCGGCGCGTCGCGGTCACCGCGCTGACGCTGCTGATCGTGTCCGCGATCATCTTCACGATCACGAACCTGCTGCCGGGCGACGCCGCGCAGGCCGCGCTCGGCCAGTCGGCGACGCCGGAGACGGTCGCCGCGCTGCGTCAGCAGTTCGGTCTCGACATGCCGGCGCACGTGCGTTACGTGCACTGGCTCGGCGGGCTGCTGCACGGCGATTTCGGCCGGTCGCTGTCCGGCGACATGCCGGTGTCGGAGCTGATCGGCGGGCGCCTGCCGAAGTCGCTCGCGCTGGCGGCGATCACGACCGCCGTGTCGGTGCCGATCGCGCTGCTGCTCGGCATCCTCGCGGCGGTCAAGCGCGAATCGGTGATCGACCGCGTGATCAGCCTCGGCACGCTGTCGCTCGTCGCGACGCCGGAATTCCTGATCGCGACGGTCGCCGTGCTCGTGTTCGCGGTGAAGCTGCACTGGTTGTCCGCGTTGTCGTACAGCGGTCCGATCGAAAGCCTGCACGATTTCCTGCGTGCGTATGCGATGCCGGTGCTGACGCTGTGCGCGGTCGTGATCGCGCAGATGGCGCGGATGACGCGCGCCGCGGTGATCGAGCAGTTGAGCGCGTCGTACGTCGAGATGGCCACGTTGAAGGGCGCGAGCCCCGCGCGCGTCGTGCTGCGCCATGCGCTGCCCAACGCGATCGGCCCGATCGCCAATGCGATCGCGCTGAGCCTGTCGTATCTGCTCGGCGGCGTGATCGTCGTCGAGACGATCTTCAACTATCCGGGCCTCGCGAGCCTGATGGTCGACGCCGTCAGCAACCGCGATTTCCCGCTGGTCCAGGCGTGCACGCTGATCTTCTGCGTCGCTTACCTGACGCTCGTGCTGTTCGCCGACCTGTGCTCGATCGTGTCGAACCCGCGATTGCGCACCTGA
- a CDS encoding ABC transporter permease, producing the protein MQPIEPVQRSSALPPSGDPPLGRGSMPPAAPAPDQPRKRRGARIALTTGGRVGLSMVGLMLFVAVFAPLIAPHDVGAIVTPDVFAPFSAKLPFGSDFLGRDMLSRILYGARLTVLLALAAVLLAAVTGTTLGLLATVSGRAVDETMSRLLDALTSIPSKMFALMLVAAFGSSLPLLVLTAAISYMPGSYRIARALAVNISTLEFVQVARARGESALYIACVEMLPNMIHPMLADTGLRFTFVVLLLSGLSFLGLGVQPPYADLGSLVRENIASLGDGSAVAIMPAVAIAILTVGVNLMIDGLPHRGRRKGAAGAAGGH; encoded by the coding sequence ATGCAACCGATCGAACCCGTACAACGCAGCAGCGCGCTGCCGCCCTCCGGCGACCCGCCCCTGGGGCGGGGCAGCATGCCGCCTGCCGCTCCGGCCCCCGACCAGCCGCGCAAGCGCCGCGGCGCGCGCATCGCGTTGACGACCGGCGGCCGCGTCGGCCTGTCGATGGTCGGCCTGATGCTGTTCGTCGCGGTGTTCGCGCCGCTGATCGCGCCGCATGACGTCGGCGCGATCGTCACGCCGGACGTGTTCGCGCCGTTCAGCGCGAAGCTGCCGTTCGGCTCCGACTTCCTCGGCCGCGACATGCTGAGCCGAATCCTGTACGGCGCGCGGCTGACCGTGCTGCTCGCGCTGGCCGCGGTGCTGCTCGCCGCGGTGACCGGCACGACGCTCGGGCTGCTCGCGACCGTGTCGGGCCGTGCGGTCGACGAGACGATGAGCCGGCTGCTCGACGCGCTCACGTCGATTCCGTCGAAGATGTTCGCACTGATGCTCGTCGCCGCGTTCGGCTCGTCGCTGCCGCTGCTGGTGCTCACCGCCGCGATCAGCTACATGCCTGGCTCGTACCGGATCGCGCGCGCGCTGGCGGTCAACATCAGCACGCTCGAATTCGTGCAGGTGGCCAGGGCGCGCGGCGAAAGCGCGTTGTACATCGCGTGCGTCGAGATGCTGCCGAACATGATCCACCCGATGCTGGCGGATACCGGGCTGCGCTTCACGTTCGTCGTGCTGCTGCTGAGCGGCCTGAGCTTTCTCGGGCTCGGCGTGCAGCCGCCGTATGCGGACCTCGGTTCGCTCGTGCGCGAGAACATCGCGAGCCTCGGCGACGGCTCGGCCGTCGCGATCATGCCCGCGGTCGCGATCGCGATCCTGACGGTGGGCGTCAACCTGATGATCGACGGCCTGCCGCATCGCGGCCGCCGCAAGGGCGCGGCCGGCGCCGCCGGAGGACACTGA
- a CDS encoding NAD(P)/FAD-dependent oxidoreductase, translating to MILIERSPIVVAGMQKKDPMKLESYWLDTRPAFRAGSVGPVEGRADVVVIGGGFTGLSAALALAQRGVSVVVLEAVQVAGEASGRNGGQCNTGVAQDYASLAARIGAEPAKQFYRAYESAVKSVETIVTEQAIDCDFRRAGKLKLAAKPQHFAGLEKTFNALRRDVDPDIELIEPSRIRDEIASDGFYGGLLQRNGAQMHMGKFGVGLAQAAVRAGARVYEHAAVTQLDRLDGERHRITCARGTIVADRVLVATGASQHGPFAWFRRRIAPVGSFIVVTEPLPDAQLNRLFPHRRAYVTSRQIGNYFRVTPDNRLLFGGRARFAMSSPRSDAKSGDILRAGMAGYFPELANVRLDYCWGGLVDITADRLPRAGQHDGLYYSMGYSGHGVQMSVHMGRVMADVLYGAAASNPWRELEWPAIPGHFGHAWFLPLVGAYYRMQDFLH from the coding sequence ATGATTCTCATTGAACGGTCGCCGATCGTCGTTGCCGGCATGCAAAAGAAGGATCCGATGAAACTGGAATCGTACTGGCTGGATACCCGCCCCGCGTTTCGCGCCGGCAGCGTTGGGCCCGTCGAAGGGCGGGCCGATGTGGTCGTGATCGGTGGCGGTTTCACCGGCTTGTCGGCGGCGCTCGCGCTCGCGCAGCGGGGCGTCTCGGTGGTCGTGCTCGAAGCCGTGCAAGTCGCCGGCGAAGCGTCCGGCCGCAACGGCGGCCAGTGCAATACGGGCGTCGCGCAGGACTACGCGTCGCTGGCCGCGCGCATCGGTGCCGAGCCCGCGAAGCAGTTCTATCGCGCCTACGAAAGCGCGGTGAAGAGCGTCGAGACGATCGTCACCGAACAGGCGATCGATTGCGATTTCCGGCGGGCGGGCAAGCTGAAGCTCGCCGCGAAACCGCAGCACTTCGCGGGGCTCGAAAAGACCTTCAACGCGTTGCGGCGCGATGTCGATCCCGACATCGAACTGATCGAGCCGTCGCGAATTCGCGATGAAATCGCATCCGACGGTTTCTACGGCGGGCTCCTGCAGCGCAACGGCGCGCAGATGCACATGGGCAAGTTCGGCGTCGGCCTCGCGCAAGCGGCCGTGCGGGCCGGCGCACGTGTGTACGAGCACGCGGCCGTCACGCAGCTCGACCGGCTCGACGGCGAGCGTCACAGAATTACCTGCGCCCGCGGCACGATCGTCGCCGACCGCGTGCTGGTCGCGACCGGCGCGTCGCAGCACGGGCCGTTCGCGTGGTTCCGGCGACGCATCGCGCCGGTCGGCAGCTTCATCGTCGTGACCGAGCCGCTGCCCGACGCGCAGTTGAACCGGCTGTTTCCGCATCGCCGTGCGTACGTGACGTCGCGCCAGATCGGCAACTACTTCCGCGTGACGCCCGACAACCGGCTGTTGTTCGGCGGCCGCGCGCGTTTCGCGATGTCGAGCCCGCGCTCCGATGCGAAGAGCGGCGACATCCTGCGCGCCGGCATGGCCGGCTATTTCCCCGAGCTGGCCAACGTGCGCCTCGACTACTGCTGGGGCGGGCTGGTCGACATCACCGCCGACCGGCTGCCGCGCGCGGGCCAGCACGACGGACTCTATTACTCGATGGGCTACAGCGGTCACGGCGTGCAGATGTCGGTGCACATGGGCCGCGTGATGGCCGACGTGCTGTACGGCGCGGCCGCGTCGAACCCGTGGCGCGAGCTCGAATGGCCGGCGATACCGGGCCATTTCGGACACGCGTGGTTCCTGCCGCTCGTCGGCGCGTATTACCGGATGCAGGATTTCCTGCATTGA
- a CDS encoding ABC transporter ATP-binding protein, with protein MRHESNPLVEVRGLRVVGGRPGGEETTIVHGVDFDIGRGEVLALIGESGSGKTTIALSLMGHARTGCRIAGGSVKLDGTDVCTLSAAALTALRGRKVAYIAQSAAAAFNPSRTILDQVIEAALIHKTMTKRDAQAKAVELFRALALPEPETIGKRYPHQVSGGQLQRLMAAMALITDPELVILDEPTTALDVTTQIDVLQAFKSVIQRYGMSAVYVSHDLAVVAQMADRIVVLSDGVIREAGATEQILHAPTHPYTQSLIAAVTPNDAERDTQAQAQTPAAPAPLLDVRGAIAGYGGRAANGWPAKVILHEVDLRIGRGQTVGVIGESGSGKTTLAKVIAGLVPATGGTILLDGEPLARDIGKRTKEQHRRVQIVFQNADTALNPVHTVERTLARPLAFYHGIKGARARQRVAELLELVRLPPAVASRRTGELSGGQKQRVNLARALAAEPDLILCDEVTSALDTVVGAAIIELLRDLQAKLGVSYVFITHDIAKVRAISDDIVVLYAGRRVETGSRDALCAPPYHPYSHLLVSSAPELRAGWLDDAAERCHRPLVPIGERENEDELCPFLSRCAMRVDGVCNRTAPSLRTLGNGAQVLCHRSEEDLASFQAEPVPAGVTPVQP; from the coding sequence ATGCGACACGAATCGAACCCGCTCGTCGAGGTGCGCGGGCTGCGCGTGGTCGGCGGCCGGCCGGGCGGCGAGGAAACGACGATCGTCCACGGCGTCGACTTCGACATCGGGCGCGGCGAGGTGCTCGCGCTGATCGGCGAATCGGGCTCCGGCAAGACGACGATCGCGTTGTCGCTGATGGGCCATGCGCGTACCGGATGCCGGATCGCCGGCGGCTCGGTGAAGCTCGACGGCACCGACGTGTGCACGCTTTCGGCTGCGGCGCTGACCGCGCTGCGCGGGCGCAAGGTCGCGTATATCGCGCAGAGCGCCGCCGCCGCGTTCAACCCGTCGCGCACGATTCTCGACCAGGTGATCGAGGCCGCGCTGATCCACAAGACGATGACGAAGCGCGACGCGCAGGCGAAGGCGGTCGAGCTGTTTCGCGCGCTCGCGCTGCCGGAGCCGGAGACGATCGGCAAGCGCTATCCGCACCAGGTATCGGGCGGTCAGCTGCAGCGGCTGATGGCCGCGATGGCGCTGATCACCGATCCGGAGCTGGTGATTCTCGACGAGCCGACCACCGCGCTCGACGTGACCACGCAGATCGACGTGCTGCAGGCGTTCAAGAGCGTGATCCAGCGCTACGGGATGAGTGCGGTGTACGTGTCGCACGACCTGGCGGTTGTCGCGCAGATGGCCGACCGGATCGTCGTGCTGAGCGACGGCGTGATCCGCGAGGCGGGCGCGACCGAACAGATCCTGCATGCGCCGACGCACCCGTACACGCAGAGCCTGATCGCGGCGGTCACGCCGAATGATGCCGAACGCGACACGCAGGCGCAGGCACAAACGCCCGCCGCGCCGGCGCCGCTGCTCGACGTGCGCGGCGCGATCGCCGGCTACGGCGGCCGCGCCGCGAACGGCTGGCCCGCGAAGGTGATCCTGCACGAAGTCGACCTGCGCATCGGGCGCGGGCAGACGGTCGGCGTGATCGGCGAATCGGGCTCTGGCAAGACGACGCTCGCGAAGGTGATCGCGGGCCTCGTGCCGGCGACCGGCGGCACGATCCTGCTCGACGGCGAGCCGCTCGCGCGCGATATCGGCAAGCGGACGAAGGAGCAGCATCGCCGCGTGCAGATCGTGTTCCAGAACGCCGATACCGCGCTCAACCCGGTGCATACCGTCGAACGCACGCTCGCGCGGCCGCTGGCGTTCTATCACGGGATCAAGGGCGCGCGTGCACGCCAGCGCGTCGCGGAACTGCTCGAGCTCGTGCGGCTGCCGCCGGCGGTGGCGTCGCGGCGTACCGGCGAGCTGTCGGGCGGGCAGAAGCAGCGCGTGAACCTCGCGCGCGCGCTCGCGGCCGAGCCCGACCTGATCCTGTGCGACGAGGTCACGTCGGCGCTCGACACCGTGGTCGGCGCCGCGATCATCGAGCTGCTGCGCGACCTGCAGGCGAAGCTCGGCGTGTCGTACGTGTTCATCACGCACGACATCGCGAAGGTGCGCGCGATCAGCGACGACATCGTCGTGCTGTATGCGGGCCGCCGCGTGGAGACGGGCAGCCGCGACGCGCTGTGCGCGCCGCCTTATCACCCGTACTCGCACTTGCTGGTGTCGTCCGCGCCGGAACTGCGCGCGGGCTGGCTCGACGATGCGGCCGAGCGTTGTCACCGGCCGCTGGTGCCGATCGGCGAGCGCGAGAACGAGGACGAGCTGTGTCCGTTCCTGTCGCGCTGCGCGATGCGGGTGGACGGCGTGTGCAACCGGACGGCCCCGTCGCTGCGCACGCTCGGCAACGGCGCGCAGGTGCTGTGCCATCGCAGCGAGGAGGATCTCGCGAGTTTCCAGGCGGAGCCGGTGCCGGCCGGTGTCACGCCGGTGCAACCGTAG
- a CDS encoding methyl-accepting chemotaxis protein produces the protein MKLSTKLLMLVVAALLGIVLLAALSLHTLRDALIDSRREEIVILLTKAEHLVDSYRAMQTSGTLTQEQAQQQAKAALAALNANSKSYFWVTTSDGVNLVHPNAKFIGTRAKGNRTTSGMTDSEAYRAGMAQAHFALVDVLIKRSPDADLEPKLQGVVAIPDWDWWIGTGFFYDDINAAFTRLATVLGAVTLVIAAALAAIAWGVLRSVRRTLGGEPAQAAQIAARIAAGELDVQFDTAHAAPGSLLVALGDMKARLTDTIAEIQTTTHSIATGTGEIAQGNLDLSQRTEQQAASLQETAASMEQMTSTVKQNADNARQANALVTQAKDATELGGAAVQAVVETMRQISDGSVRIADITVVIESIAFQTNILALNAAVEAARAGEEGRGFAVVASEVRSLAQRSAAAAKDIKGLIDASVERAGSGSRLVETAGERMTEIVRSIDRVADIMGEISAASVEQSTGIEQIGLAVAQMDEVTQQNAALVEQAAAAASSLDEQAARLRAAVSVFRLAA, from the coding sequence ATGAAGTTGTCCACCAAACTGCTGATGCTCGTCGTCGCGGCGCTGCTCGGTATCGTCCTGCTCGCCGCGTTGTCGCTGCATACGCTGCGCGACGCGCTGATCGACAGCCGCCGCGAAGAGATCGTCATTCTGCTGACCAAGGCCGAGCACCTGGTCGATTCGTATCGCGCGATGCAGACGAGCGGCACGCTCACGCAGGAGCAGGCGCAGCAGCAGGCCAAGGCCGCGCTGGCGGCGCTCAACGCGAATTCGAAGAGTTACTTCTGGGTCACGACGTCCGACGGCGTCAACCTCGTCCATCCGAACGCGAAGTTCATCGGCACGCGCGCGAAGGGCAACCGCACGACCAGCGGCATGACCGACAGCGAGGCGTACCGCGCGGGCATGGCGCAGGCGCATTTCGCGCTCGTCGACGTGCTGATCAAGCGCAGCCCCGACGCGGACCTCGAGCCGAAGCTGCAGGGCGTGGTCGCGATTCCGGACTGGGACTGGTGGATCGGCACGGGATTCTTCTACGACGACATCAATGCGGCGTTTACCCGGCTCGCGACGGTGCTGGGCGCCGTCACGCTCGTCATCGCCGCGGCGCTCGCGGCGATTGCGTGGGGCGTGCTGCGCAGCGTCAGGCGCACGCTCGGCGGGGAGCCCGCGCAGGCGGCGCAGATCGCGGCCCGCATCGCCGCCGGCGAACTGGACGTGCAGTTCGATACGGCGCACGCCGCGCCCGGCAGCCTGCTCGTCGCGCTGGGCGACATGAAGGCGCGGCTGACCGACACCATCGCCGAAATCCAGACCACGACCCACTCGATCGCCACCGGCACCGGCGAGATCGCGCAAGGCAACCTGGATCTGTCGCAGCGCACGGAGCAGCAGGCCGCGTCGCTGCAGGAAACGGCCGCCAGCATGGAGCAGATGACGTCCACGGTCAAACAGAACGCCGACAACGCACGCCAGGCGAATGCACTCGTGACCCAGGCGAAGGATGCGACCGAACTGGGCGGCGCCGCCGTGCAGGCGGTCGTCGAGACGATGCGGCAGATCTCGGACGGATCGGTGCGGATCGCCGACATTACCGTCGTCATCGAAAGCATCGCATTCCAGACCAACATCCTGGCGCTCAACGCCGCGGTGGAAGCCGCGCGGGCCGGCGAGGAGGGGCGCGGGTTCGCCGTCGTCGCATCGGAAGTCCGCTCGCTCGCGCAACGCAGCGCCGCGGCCGCGAAGGACATCAAGGGATTGATCGACGCGTCGGTCGAGCGGGCCGGCAGCGGCAGCCGGCTCGTCGAGACGGCCGGCGAGCGGATGACGGAGATCGTTCGGTCGATCGACCGGGTGGCCGACATCATGGGCGAGATTTCGGCGGCATCGGTCGAGCAAAGCACTGGTATCGAACAGATCGGGCTGGCGGTCGCCCAAATGGACGAAGTCACCCAGCAGAACGCCGCGCTCGTCGAGCAGGCGGCCGCCGCCGCATCGTCGCTGGACGAGCAGGCGGCGCGCCTGCGGGCCGCCGTGTCGGTATTCCGGCTCGCTGCGTGA
- a CDS encoding GNAT family N-acetyltransferase → MSDLNPSRTLTYRPFTETDLPAAHRLSEAVKWPHRIDDWRFAFQLGGGFVAEDESGVVGTALGWRFDDAHASLGMVIVSPERQGCGIGRELMIRVVDSLGERTVFLHATPSGEPLYAKFGFAAIGTVDQHQGAAFQPPLISLPPGERLRPLGTNDGPRLAALASRAAGYERGAVIDALLDVANGIALDRDGELLGFALFRRFGRGHVIGPVVAPDALRAQALISHWLALHEGMFVRLDVPGDSGLSDWLQGLGLPRVDTVVAMARGTPPARDPALRPFAIVNQALG, encoded by the coding sequence GTGTCCGACCTCAATCCTTCCCGCACGCTTACCTATCGCCCGTTCACCGAAACGGACCTGCCCGCCGCGCATCGGCTGTCGGAAGCCGTCAAGTGGCCGCACCGCATCGACGACTGGCGCTTCGCGTTCCAGCTCGGCGGCGGCTTCGTCGCCGAGGATGAATCCGGCGTCGTCGGCACCGCGCTCGGCTGGCGCTTCGACGACGCGCATGCGTCCCTCGGCATGGTGATCGTGTCGCCCGAGCGCCAGGGCTGCGGCATCGGCCGCGAGCTGATGATCCGCGTGGTCGACAGTCTCGGCGAGCGGACCGTGTTTTTGCATGCGACGCCGTCCGGCGAACCGCTCTACGCGAAGTTCGGCTTCGCAGCGATCGGCACGGTCGATCAGCACCAGGGCGCCGCGTTCCAGCCGCCGCTGATCTCGCTGCCGCCCGGCGAGCGGCTGCGCCCGCTCGGCACCAACGACGGGCCGCGCCTCGCCGCGCTCGCCTCGCGCGCGGCCGGCTACGAGCGCGGCGCGGTGATCGACGCGCTGCTCGACGTCGCGAACGGCATCGCGCTCGATCGCGACGGCGAACTGCTCGGCTTCGCGCTGTTCCGCCGCTTCGGCCGCGGCCACGTGATCGGCCCGGTGGTCGCGCCCGATGCGCTGCGCGCGCAGGCGCTGATCAGCCACTGGCTCGCGCTGCACGAGGGCATGTTCGTGCGGCTGGACGTGCCGGGCGACAGCGGGCTGTCCGACTGGCTGCAGGGGCTCGGGCTGCCGCGCGTCGATACCGTCGTCGCGATGGCGCGCGGCACGCCGCCGGCCCGCGACCCGGCGCTGCGCCCGTTCGCGATCGTGAACCAGGCGCTCGGTTGA